A DNA window from Pseudanabaena sp. FACHB-2040 contains the following coding sequences:
- a CDS encoding SDR family oxidoreductase: protein MSQTFLITGASSGIGYELAKVCGRDRHNLVLVARREEPLKALKSELESAYGIQVWTYRADLTQAEARQQLFGWTQAEGIAVDGLVNNAGFGDYGPFVETDWDKQEQMIQLNVLALTHLTRLFLPAMVARQQGKILNLASTAAFQPGPLMAVYFATKAYVLSFTSAIASELEGTGVTATTFCPGPTTSEFQENSGMGQSKLVQGRKLPTAAEVAELGYQAMQRGEWVAVQGLSNRALTLASRFLPRKLLTNAVRQMQSPA from the coding sequence ATGAGCCAAACCTTTCTCATCACAGGCGCATCCAGCGGCATTGGCTACGAACTCGCTAAAGTCTGTGGTCGCGACCGGCACAACCTAGTTCTAGTCGCCCGCCGTGAGGAGCCCTTAAAAGCTCTCAAATCCGAGTTAGAAAGCGCCTATGGCATTCAGGTGTGGACCTATAGGGCCGACTTGACTCAGGCAGAAGCCCGGCAGCAGCTGTTTGGCTGGACTCAAGCTGAAGGCATTGCTGTTGACGGGCTAGTGAACAATGCTGGCTTTGGCGACTACGGCCCCTTTGTAGAAACAGATTGGGACAAACAGGAGCAGATGATTCAGCTCAACGTGCTGGCGCTAACCCATCTGACACGGCTGTTTCTGCCCGCAATGGTGGCGCGGCAGCAGGGCAAAATTCTCAATTTGGCTTCGACAGCAGCCTTTCAGCCAGGACCGCTGATGGCGGTTTACTTTGCCACCAAAGCCTATGTGCTGTCGTTTACCAGTGCGATCGCAAGTGAGTTAGAGGGCACAGGCGTCACTGCCACCACCTTTTGCCCCGGCCCCACGACCTCCGAGTTTCAGGAAAATTCGGGAATGGGGCAATCTAAGCTGGTGCAAGGCCGCAAACTACCCACAGCAGCAGAGGTCGCCGAACTTGGCTACCAGGCCATGCAGCGAGGAGAGTGGGTTGCCGTTCAGGGCCTAAGCAATCGGGCGCTAACCTTGGCCTCCCGATTCTTGCCCAGAAAGCTGCTCACCAATGCTGTGCGCCAGATGCAGTCTCCCGCCTAA
- a CDS encoding Hsp20/alpha crystallin family protein, whose translation MMVRYWQPFREIDALRRQVDDVFSELTDMSTAVRSTWAPAVRLVDTGNDYVLHIQLSGVKAEDLDIQATREAVVITGERKAAEAAEGHKVLFDDLRYGTFRRVITLPEAIQNDHIQADFSNGLLTLTLPKVVEARNKVVKINLGELKGADAPAIAPAAATATDAADAETSDIWAANEA comes from the coding sequence ATGATGGTTCGCTATTGGCAACCTTTCCGTGAAATTGATGCCCTTCGCCGTCAAGTTGATGACGTTTTTAGTGAACTAACGGATATGTCAACTGCTGTCAGATCGACCTGGGCTCCAGCTGTGCGGCTGGTTGATACCGGCAACGATTATGTTCTGCACATTCAGCTTTCGGGCGTAAAAGCTGAAGATCTCGACATTCAAGCTACCCGAGAAGCCGTAGTGATTACGGGTGAGCGCAAAGCTGCTGAGGCCGCTGAAGGCCACAAAGTGTTGTTTGATGACCTGCGCTATGGCACTTTCCGCCGCGTGATTACGCTGCCCGAAGCCATTCAAAATGACCACATTCAGGCTGATTTCTCCAATGGTCTGCTGACCCTGACTCTGCCTAAAGTAGTCGAGGCTCGCAATAAAGTTGTGAAGATCAACTTGGGTGAACTGAAAGGCGCTGATGCCCCTGCGATCGCACCTGCCGCGGCAACTGCAACCGATGCAGCCGATGCCGAAACCAGCGACATTTGGGCCGCTAACGAAGCCTAA
- a CDS encoding alpha/beta hydrolase, with the protein MLISPGFEQKSVVTSLGSIAYALPQTDFWSPAQPAEPTEPLVFAHGFGGGSSSYEWSKVYPAFAPRYRVLAPDLLGWGKSDHPARSYRVEDYLTTLSEFLDKTCEGPATVVASSLTAAMMVRVAIEHPERVKALILVAPAGLADFGKSTAQELFAQILRLPLVDKAIYWGAIATSDAIRSFLQERQFADPDLVSEEMVSAYVASAQQPNAEDAALAFVRGDLSFDLSLEMPKLAVPTYIIWGDQAQFVDVKTGRRLAELGPKAVRAFQVLPAMGLTPHLEFPAVVIGLIRQYLAQIEQP; encoded by the coding sequence ATGCTGATTTCCCCTGGTTTTGAGCAAAAGTCGGTCGTCACTTCCCTAGGATCAATCGCCTACGCCCTGCCCCAAACGGATTTCTGGTCGCCTGCCCAACCTGCCGAACCGACCGAACCGCTGGTCTTTGCCCACGGCTTTGGCGGCGGATCTTCTAGCTACGAGTGGTCGAAGGTTTACCCGGCCTTTGCTCCCCGCTACCGAGTGCTAGCCCCCGATCTGCTGGGTTGGGGCAAGTCCGACCATCCAGCCCGTAGCTACCGTGTGGAGGACTATCTGACAACGCTCAGCGAATTTCTAGACAAAACCTGTGAAGGGCCAGCTACGGTTGTCGCCTCGTCTCTGACCGCTGCCATGATGGTGCGGGTTGCCATTGAGCATCCTGAACGAGTCAAGGCACTGATTTTGGTGGCCCCAGCGGGACTGGCCGATTTTGGCAAGAGCACAGCTCAGGAACTATTTGCCCAGATTTTGCGGCTGCCGCTGGTGGATAAGGCGATTTATTGGGGTGCGATCGCAACTTCCGATGCCATCCGCAGCTTTCTGCAGGAGCGCCAGTTTGCCGATCCCGATCTGGTCTCTGAGGAAATGGTCAGCGCCTACGTGGCCTCGGCCCAACAGCCCAATGCTGAAGATGCAGCCCTGGCCTTTGTGCGGGGCGATCTCTCCTTTGACCTGTCGCTGGAGATGCCCAAATTAGCTGTTCCCACCTACATTATTTGGGGCGATCAGGCCCAGTTTGTTGATGTTAAAACAGGTCGTCGGCTGGCCGAACTTGGCCCCAAAGCTGTTCGTGCTTTTCAGGTTCTCCCAGCAATGGGGTTGACGCCTCACCTGGAGTTTCCAGCCGTTGTGATTGGCCTGATTCGTCAATACCTAGCGCAGATCGAGCAGCCATAA